A stretch of the Macaca mulatta isolate MMU2019108-1 chromosome 14, T2T-MMU8v2.0, whole genome shotgun sequence genome encodes the following:
- the LOC717806 gene encoding olfactory receptor 52P1-like: MKLTNHSHQNPTSFLLMGIPGLEASHFWIAFPFCSMYALVVLGNMVVLLVVHSEPVLHQPMYLFLCMLSTIDLVLCTSTVPKLLALFWAKDAEITFGACAAQMFFIHGFSAVESGILLAMAFDRYLAICRPLHYGLLLSPESVGKLGAAAVLRGLGLMTPLTCLLARLRYCSRVVAHSYCEHMAVVKLACGGTQPNNIYGIIAATLVVGTDSICIAVSYALILRAVLGLSSKEARAKTFGTCGSHLGVILLFYTPGLFSFYTQRFGQHVPRHIHILLADLYLVVPPMLNPIIYGMKTKQIWDGALRLLKWSPAQS, encoded by the coding sequence ATGAAACTCACAAACCATAGCCATCAGAACCCAACCTCCTTTCTGCTCATGGGAATTCCAGGCCTGGAGGCATCCCACTTTTGGATTGCTTTTCCCTTCTGCTCCATGTATGCCCTGGTAGTGCTGGGAAACATGGTGGTGCTGCTAGTGGTACATTCAGAGCCTGTATTGCACCAGCCCATGTACCTGTTCCTCTGCATGCTATCCACCATTGACCTGGTCCTCTGCACCTCCACTGTGCCCAAGCTCCTTGCACTTTTTTGGGCAAAGGATGCTGAGATCACCTTTGGGGCCTGTGCTGCCCAGATGTTCTTTATCCATGGCTTCTCAGCTGTAGAATCTGGTATACTGCTAGCAATGGCCTTTGACCGCTACTTAGCCATCTGCCGGCCTCTGCACTATGGGTTGTTGCTCTCCCCAGAGTCTGTAGGCAAGCTGGGGGCTGCAGCTGTGCTTCGTGGCTTGGGACTCATGACCCCACTCACCTGCTTGCTGGCAAGACTGAGGTACTGCAGTCGAGTGGTGGCCCACTCCTACTGTGAACACATGGCTGTGGTGAAGCTGGCTTGCGGAGGAACACAGCCAAACAACATCTATGGCATCATCGCTGCCACACTGGTTGTGGGCACTGACTCCATCTGTATTGCTGTCTCTTATGCACTCATCCTCCGGGCTGTGTTAGGCCTCTCCTCCAAGGAGGCAAGGGCTAAGACCTTTGGCACTTGTGGCTCCCACCTGGGTGTCATCCTTCTCTTCTACACACCAGGACTCTTCTCCTTCTACACACAGCGGTTTGGCCAGCACGTGCCCCGGCACATCCACATCCTCCTAGCTGACCTCTACCTGGTTGTGCCACCCATGCTCAACCCCATCATCTATGGTATGAAGACCAAGCAGATCTGGGATGGGGCCCTCCGGCTTCTGAAGTGGAGCCCTGCTCAGTCATAG